In one Umezawaea sp. Da 62-37 genomic region, the following are encoded:
- the mutM gene encoding bifunctional DNA-formamidopyrimidine glycosylase/DNA-(apurinic or apyrimidinic site) lyase, with protein MPELPEVEVVRRGLDAHVAGRVISAVDVLHPRAIRRHLPGAADFSARLAGQRMVAARRRGKYLWVDLDGPGTGDGEAMLAHLGMSGQMLVQQPGTPDEKHLRVRISFADNGPELRFVDQRTFGGLAISDIVEVDGTRLPEPVAHIARDPMDPEFDPEAAVRALRAKRTEVKRALLDQTLVSGVGNIYADESLWRTRLHGLRPTGKLTGAQTAELLAHATEVMNEALGQGGTSFDALYVNVNGQSGYFDRSLAVYGQEGEPCPRCGAAIVREPFMNRSSFSCPVCQPKPRATR; from the coding sequence GTGCCCGAACTCCCTGAAGTAGAGGTCGTTCGCCGCGGCCTGGACGCCCACGTCGCCGGCCGGGTCATCTCGGCCGTCGACGTGCTGCACCCGAGAGCGATCCGCCGCCACCTACCCGGTGCGGCGGATTTTTCCGCGCGCCTGGCGGGCCAGCGCATGGTCGCCGCCCGCAGACGTGGCAAGTACCTGTGGGTCGACCTCGACGGCCCCGGCACCGGTGACGGCGAAGCGATGCTCGCCCACCTGGGCATGAGCGGCCAGATGCTGGTCCAGCAGCCCGGCACCCCGGACGAGAAGCACCTCCGCGTCCGCATCTCCTTCGCCGACAACGGCCCCGAACTCCGCTTCGTGGACCAGCGCACCTTCGGCGGCCTCGCCATCTCCGACATCGTCGAGGTCGACGGCACCCGCCTCCCCGAACCGGTCGCGCACATCGCCCGCGACCCGATGGACCCGGAGTTCGACCCGGAAGCCGCCGTGCGCGCGCTCCGCGCCAAGCGCACCGAGGTCAAACGGGCCCTGCTCGACCAGACCCTGGTCTCCGGCGTCGGCAACATCTACGCCGACGAGTCGCTCTGGCGCACCCGCCTGCACGGCCTCCGCCCCACCGGGAAGCTCACCGGGGCGCAGACCGCCGAACTCCTCGCCCACGCCACCGAGGTCATGAACGAGGCGCTCGGCCAGGGCGGCACCTCGTTCGACGCCCTGTACGTCAACGTGAACGGCCAGTCCGGCTACTTCGACCGCTCCCTCGCCGTCTACGGCCAGGAGGGCGAACCGTGCCCGCGCTGCGGGGCGGCGATCGTGCGCGAACCGTTCATGAACCGCTCCTCCTTCTCCTGCCCGGTCTGCCAGCCGAAGCCGCGTGCCACCCGCTAG
- the rnc gene encoding ribonuclease III yields the protein MLEALGVQLDAELLVLSLTHRSYAYENGGLPPNERLEFLGDAVLGLIVTDHLYNTHPDLPEGQLAKLRASVVNMHALAGVARGLGEDGLGGYLLLGRGEELTGGRDKASILADGLEAVIGAVYLEYGIDTARKLVHKLFDPLLVEAPLRGAGLDWKTSLQELTASAGLGVPEYRVDDQGPDHRKEFTATVIVASNSYGSGDGRTKKEAEQKAAAAAYRVLSERAGADREAGAAENGHAGNSASPKTSPTEED from the coding sequence TTGCTCGAAGCGCTCGGCGTCCAACTGGACGCCGAGCTCCTCGTGCTCTCCTTGACACATCGGTCCTATGCCTACGAGAACGGTGGCTTGCCGCCGAACGAGCGGCTTGAGTTCCTCGGGGACGCGGTCCTCGGGCTCATCGTCACCGACCACCTCTACAACACCCACCCCGACCTGCCCGAGGGGCAGCTCGCCAAGCTCCGCGCCAGCGTGGTCAACATGCACGCGCTGGCAGGTGTCGCCCGAGGGCTCGGCGAGGACGGACTGGGCGGCTACCTGCTGCTCGGTCGCGGGGAAGAGCTGACCGGCGGCAGGGACAAGGCGAGCATTCTCGCCGACGGCCTCGAAGCCGTCATCGGCGCGGTGTACCTGGAATACGGTATCGATACCGCGCGCAAACTTGTGCACAAGCTGTTCGACCCGTTGCTGGTCGAAGCGCCGTTGCGCGGCGCCGGCCTCGACTGGAAGACCAGCCTTCAGGAACTCACCGCCTCAGCAGGCCTTGGTGTGCCCGAGTACCGGGTCGACGACCAGGGTCCGGATCACCGCAAGGAGTTCACCGCCACGGTCATCGTGGCGAGCAACTCCTACGGCTCAGGCGATGGTCGTACCAAGAAGGAAGCCGAGCAGAAGGCGGCCGCGGCCGCCTATCGCGTGTTGTCGGAGCGGGCTGGCGCTGATCGAGAAGCGGGCGCGGCCGAGAACGGGCATGCTGGTAACTCGGCTTCACCCAAGACCTCACCCACCGAGGAAGACTGA
- the rpmF gene encoding 50S ribosomal protein L32 produces the protein MAVPKRKMSRSNTRSRRAQWKTSAVHLVACSNKACRAPKPQHIACPTCGQYAGRQVVQPA, from the coding sequence GTGGCCGTCCCGAAGCGGAAGATGTCGCGCTCGAACACGCGCTCGCGCCGCGCCCAGTGGAAGACCAGTGCCGTGCACTTGGTGGCGTGCTCGAACAAGGCATGTCGCGCGCCCAAGCCCCAGCACATCGCCTGCCCGACCTGCGGCCAGTACGCCGGCCGCCAGGTTGTTCAGCCGGCCTGA
- a CDS encoding YceD family protein has protein sequence MSEHRHASARPTATGPWIIDTRDIGRRAGTSRSYQRSVPAAGLGLLDVIAVPEGGTVELDLLAESVVEGVLISGTASTDVAGECSRCLDPIADHVEIKLMELFAYPDSATDETTDEDEVSRISDDLIDLEPVVRDAVVLALPQVPLCSPDCLGLCVECGGKLAELGPDHGHETMDPRWAALQERFGGNRDNSEEN, from the coding sequence ATGTCTGAGCATCGTCACGCCTCCGCGCGTCCCACAGCAACCGGGCCCTGGATCATCGACACCAGGGACATCGGTCGTAGAGCGGGCACCAGCCGCAGTTACCAGCGGTCAGTGCCTGCTGCAGGCCTCGGCCTGCTCGACGTGATCGCGGTGCCGGAAGGCGGGACGGTCGAGCTCGACCTGTTGGCGGAATCGGTCGTGGAGGGCGTGCTGATCTCGGGCACCGCGTCCACGGACGTGGCCGGGGAATGCTCCCGCTGCCTCGACCCGATCGCCGACCACGTCGAGATCAAGCTGATGGAGTTGTTCGCGTACCCGGACAGCGCCACGGATGAGACCACTGATGAGGACGAGGTCAGCCGGATCTCGGACGATCTGATCGACCTCGAACCTGTGGTGCGGGATGCCGTCGTGCTCGCGCTGCCGCAGGTGCCGCTGTGTTCGCCGGACTGCCTTGGGCTGTGCGTCGAGTGCGGGGGCAAGCTGGCGGAGCTTGGGCCCGACCACGGGCATGAGACGATGGATCCCCGTTGGGCCGCGTTGCAAGAGCGGTTCGGCGGGAATCGTGATAACTCGGAGGAGAACTAG
- a CDS encoding DivIVA domain-containing protein, giving the protein MYRVFEALDELVTIVEEARGVPMTSGCVVPRGDVLELLDDVRDAIPAELDDAQDVLDHKEELVGKAAHEAESGVSKARSDAERMVAEAHAEAERMLAEARSRAERMVGEAENQAERTVAAGRQEYEDLVGRAHSEADRMVQAGRANYERAVEEGRAEQIRLVDQTEVVAAAHAESARVLDAAQSEAIRLRNECDAYVDGKLADFEDLLAHTLRSVGKGRSHLRGPVVASASAPFDYHD; this is encoded by the coding sequence GTGTACCGGGTGTTCGAGGCCCTCGACGAACTGGTCACGATCGTCGAGGAAGCGCGTGGGGTGCCGATGACCTCCGGGTGCGTCGTCCCCCGTGGCGACGTCCTCGAACTTCTTGACGACGTTCGTGATGCCATTCCCGCCGAGCTGGACGACGCGCAGGACGTGCTCGACCACAAGGAGGAGCTGGTCGGCAAGGCCGCGCACGAGGCCGAGTCGGGCGTCAGCAAGGCCAGGTCCGACGCCGAGCGGATGGTCGCGGAGGCGCACGCCGAGGCGGAGCGGATGCTCGCCGAGGCCCGTTCCCGCGCCGAGCGCATGGTCGGCGAGGCCGAGAACCAGGCCGAGCGCACCGTCGCGGCCGGTCGCCAGGAGTACGAGGACCTGGTGGGTCGCGCGCACTCCGAGGCCGACCGGATGGTGCAGGCGGGCAGGGCGAACTACGAGCGCGCCGTCGAGGAGGGCCGGGCGGAGCAGATCCGCCTGGTCGACCAGACGGAGGTCGTGGCCGCCGCGCACGCGGAGTCCGCGCGGGTGCTCGACGCGGCCCAGTCCGAGGCCATCAGGCTGCGCAACGAGTGCGACGCGTACGTGGACGGCAAGCTGGCCGACTTCGAGGACCTGCTGGCGCACACGCTGCGCAGCGTCGGCAAGGGGCGCTCGCACCTGCGCGGCCCGGTCGTCGCGAGCGCGTCCGCGCCGTTCGACTACCACGACTGA
- a CDS encoding GNAT family N-acetyltransferase: MLADDPLGATRERPGDPAYAAAFEEVDGDPRQVLAVAVLGDEVVGTLQLTCTPGLSRMGMTRATIEAVRVRADQRGRRLGEALVGWAIDEARARGCGTVQLTTDASRVDAHRFYERLGFTPSHVGMKLGL; encoded by the coding sequence ATGTTGGCGGACGACCCGTTGGGGGCGACCCGCGAACGGCCGGGCGACCCGGCGTACGCGGCCGCGTTCGAGGAGGTCGACGGGGATCCGCGGCAGGTGCTGGCGGTCGCGGTGCTCGGCGACGAGGTCGTCGGGACCCTCCAGCTGACGTGCACGCCGGGGTTGTCGCGGATGGGGATGACGCGGGCGACCATCGAGGCGGTGCGGGTGCGGGCGGACCAGCGCGGCCGGAGGCTCGGGGAGGCACTGGTCGGGTGGGCGATCGACGAGGCGCGCGCGAGGGGGTGCGGGACCGTGCAGCTGACCACCGACGCGTCACGGGTGGACGCGCACCGGTTCTACGAGCGGCTCGGCTTCACGCCTTCGCACGTGGGGATGAAGTTGGGGCTTTGA
- the coaD gene encoding pantetheine-phosphate adenylyltransferase: MTRAVCPGSYDPVTNGHLDIIGRAAKLFDEVVVAVLINKNKKTLFTVEERTDMLAEVTAQWPNVRIDSWHGLLVDYCREHDIKAIVKGLRAVSDYDYELQMAQMNHQLSGVDTLFMPTNPIYSYLASSLVKDVATYGGDVSTLLPQTIERRLMQRLEERR; the protein is encoded by the coding sequence ATGACGCGTGCCGTGTGCCCCGGCTCCTACGACCCGGTCACCAACGGACACCTGGACATCATCGGCAGAGCGGCGAAGCTCTTCGACGAGGTCGTCGTCGCCGTGCTCATCAACAAGAACAAGAAGACCCTGTTCACGGTCGAGGAACGCACGGACATGCTCGCCGAGGTCACCGCCCAGTGGCCCAACGTCCGCATCGACTCGTGGCACGGCCTGCTGGTCGATTATTGCCGCGAACACGACATCAAGGCCATCGTGAAGGGCCTGCGCGCCGTCAGCGACTACGACTACGAGCTGCAGATGGCCCAGATGAACCACCAGCTCAGCGGCGTCGACACCCTCTTCATGCCGACCAACCCGATCTACAGCTACCTCGCCAGCTCCCTCGTCAAGGACGTGGCGACCTACGGCGGCGACGTCTCCACCCTGCTCCCGCAAACCATCGAACGCCGCCTGATGCAACGCCTGGAAGAACGCCGCTAA
- the rsmD gene encoding 16S rRNA (guanine(966)-N(2))-methyltransferase RsmD has translation MTRIVAGAAGGRRLQVPPKVTRPTSDRVREALFSALEVLVDLDGLRVLDLYAGSGALGFEALSRGAAEATFVEADRRAAEILRTNAQDLRLPGTTIIARPAEAVVATTADTPYDLVFADPPYSITDAQLEKVLDGLVLNGWTAPGTVLIVERASRSPRPLWPAPVESLRDKRYGDTALYWAEHPNPEG, from the coding sequence GTGACCAGGATCGTGGCCGGCGCGGCCGGTGGCCGCCGCCTGCAAGTACCGCCGAAGGTGACCCGCCCGACCTCGGACCGCGTGCGCGAGGCGCTGTTCAGCGCGCTGGAGGTGCTCGTCGACCTCGACGGCCTGCGCGTGCTCGACCTCTACGCGGGCTCCGGCGCCCTCGGCTTCGAGGCGCTCTCCCGCGGAGCCGCCGAAGCCACTTTCGTCGAGGCCGACCGCCGCGCCGCCGAAATCCTCCGCACCAACGCCCAGGACCTGCGCCTCCCCGGCACCACCATCATCGCCCGCCCGGCCGAGGCCGTCGTCGCCACCACCGCCGACACCCCGTACGACCTGGTCTTCGCCGACCCCCCGTACTCGATCACCGATGCCCAGCTTGAGAAGGTCCTCGACGGCCTCGTCCTGAACGGCTGGACCGCTCCCGGCACCGTGCTCATCGTGGAACGCGCTTCCCGCAGCCCACGCCCCCTCTGGCCGGCTCCGGTGGAATCCTTGCGCGACAAGCGTTACGGCGACACGGCCCTCTACTGGGCCGAACACCCGAACCCGGAGGGGTGA
- a CDS encoding arginase family protein has protein sequence MPEIHSVPQRQGAVVARAEVLPSSGRALAKLAGEVLGADVRAVPVGEQESPVVDGIANRAVLLENRAAQRAALKTRSKVLTIGGDCGVEFEPVRAARERYGRTLGVAWFDAHGDLHTPATSPSGAFHGMVLRALLGDGDPDFAAAPRIGGNKAVLLGARSMEPAEREQVWRGTVRYLPVHAARRSGMAGSAVLETDSDEVYLHVDLDVLDPAEFDGVGFPTPNGLTVAELVGSIRAIAAAIPVIGAGITECATDDPEALRVLVPLLEAVGTCLGFGS, from the coding sequence TTGCCTGAGATCCACTCCGTTCCGCAGCGGCAGGGAGCGGTCGTCGCCAGGGCCGAGGTGCTGCCGTCGAGCGGGCGCGCGTTGGCGAAGCTCGCCGGTGAGGTGCTGGGCGCCGACGTGCGCGCGGTGCCCGTCGGCGAGCAGGAGTCGCCGGTCGTCGACGGCATCGCCAACCGCGCGGTGCTGCTGGAGAACCGGGCAGCTCAGCGGGCGGCGCTGAAGACCAGGTCGAAGGTGCTGACCATCGGAGGCGACTGCGGCGTCGAGTTCGAACCCGTCCGGGCCGCCCGCGAGCGGTACGGACGAACCCTTGGGGTCGCCTGGTTCGACGCGCACGGCGACCTGCACACGCCCGCGACCTCACCGTCCGGCGCGTTCCACGGCATGGTGCTGCGCGCCCTGCTCGGCGACGGCGACCCGGACTTCGCGGCCGCGCCCCGGATCGGCGGCAACAAGGCCGTGCTGCTCGGTGCCCGGTCGATGGAGCCCGCCGAACGCGAGCAGGTGTGGCGCGGCACCGTGCGCTACCTGCCCGTCCACGCCGCCCGGCGTTCCGGCATGGCGGGCTCGGCCGTGCTGGAGACCGACTCCGACGAGGTCTACCTGCACGTGGACCTCGACGTGCTCGACCCGGCGGAGTTCGACGGCGTCGGCTTCCCCACCCCGAACGGCCTGACCGTCGCGGAGCTGGTCGGCTCGATCAGGGCCATCGCCGCCGCGATCCCGGTCATCGGAGCCGGCATCACCGAGTGCGCCACCGACGACCCCGAGGCCCTGCGCGTGCTCGTCCCGCTGCTCGAAGCGGTCGGCACGTGCCTGGGCTTCGGCTCCTGA
- a CDS encoding MBL fold metallo-hydrolase, which yields MRKTTGVLLGLAAAGAAWAVRGVPAALGGKPDPALLRRSPRFRDGTFHNVKRTSTMPDAENVNVFREFLFGGGRRKPSAPVPLIGPPTGPTSADGLHITWYGHASSLVEIDGARVLLDPIWSDRCSPSELVGPKRLHPVPHELSDLPPIDAVVISHDHYDHLDLPTVRALTRDSTAPFVVPLGIGAHLRRWNVPESRIVELDWNESHEVAGVKLTATAAQHFSGRGLKRDNTLWASWVVAGPRHRVFYSGDTGYFDGYADIGAEHGPFDASLVQIGAYSVGWPDIHMTPEEGVRAHLALNGGLLIPVHWATFNLSVHDWSEPVDRVWRETKAHDIKLAVPKPGERVDVNDPPAVDGWWQALA from the coding sequence ATGAGGAAGACGACGGGTGTGCTGCTAGGACTGGCGGCGGCCGGAGCGGCCTGGGCGGTGCGCGGCGTGCCCGCGGCGCTGGGCGGCAAACCGGACCCGGCGCTGCTGCGGCGGTCGCCGCGGTTCCGCGACGGCACGTTCCACAACGTCAAGCGCACCAGCACGATGCCGGACGCGGAGAACGTCAACGTCTTCCGCGAGTTCCTCTTCGGCGGAGGCCGCCGCAAGCCGTCCGCGCCGGTCCCGCTGATCGGCCCGCCGACCGGTCCGACCAGCGCTGATGGCCTGCACATCACCTGGTACGGCCACGCGTCGTCGCTGGTGGAGATCGACGGCGCCCGCGTGCTGCTCGACCCCATCTGGTCCGACCGCTGCTCGCCGTCGGAGCTGGTCGGCCCGAAGCGGCTGCACCCGGTGCCGCACGAGCTGTCCGACCTGCCGCCGATCGACGCCGTCGTGATCTCCCACGACCACTACGACCACCTCGACCTGCCGACCGTGCGGGCGCTCACCCGCGACAGCACCGCGCCGTTCGTGGTGCCGCTGGGCATCGGCGCGCACCTGCGCCGGTGGAACGTGCCGGAGTCGCGGATCGTCGAGCTGGACTGGAACGAGAGCCACGAGGTCGCGGGCGTCAAGCTGACCGCGACCGCCGCCCAGCACTTCTCCGGGCGCGGGCTCAAGCGCGACAACACCCTGTGGGCGTCGTGGGTCGTCGCCGGGCCGCGGCACCGCGTCTTCTACAGCGGTGACACCGGCTACTTCGACGGGTACGCCGACATCGGTGCCGAGCACGGCCCGTTCGACGCGTCGCTGGTGCAGATCGGGGCGTACAGCGTCGGCTGGCCGGACATCCACATGACGCCGGAGGAGGGCGTGCGCGCCCACCTCGCCCTCAACGGCGGGCTGCTGATCCCGGTGCACTGGGCGACGTTCAACCTGTCGGTGCACGACTGGTCCGAGCCCGTGGACCGGGTGTGGCGCGAGACGAAGGCGCACGACATCAAGCTGGCCGTGCCGAAGCCGGGGGAACGGGTCGACGTCAACGACCCGCCGGCAGTAGACGGCTGGTGGCAGGCACTTGCGTAG
- a CDS encoding polyprenyl synthetase family protein: protein MDLDASRNPPLSPQDDDLREMLRIEFAARWPDSRRGALDAVDRYALLPVGTLLRSLLVLRAALAVGGDLHRVLPAAVGVECLHVGSQVHQDLLRHDDVRHGRVAVHRRFGAERALVAANSLYFRGFGLIGECLDRGATAEQVADATRIQADAGVQATRGLELALELDGNPDPESVEYLRTAKLRTAVLAAACRIGAVLGGATPDQARALAGFGENLGMATHLRTDSKPARAVSAERMAQQYTGRARRKLRRLPVGASRDRLAQLTKLC from the coding sequence TTGGACCTCGACGCCAGCCGAAACCCCCCGCTCAGCCCCCAGGACGACGACCTGCGCGAGATGCTGCGCATCGAGTTCGCGGCCCGCTGGCCGGACTCCCGCCGGGGCGCCCTCGACGCCGTCGACCGGTACGCCCTGCTGCCCGTCGGCACGCTGCTGCGCTCGCTGCTCGTGCTGCGCGCCGCGCTCGCCGTCGGCGGCGACCTGCACCGCGTGCTGCCCGCCGCGGTCGGCGTGGAGTGCCTGCACGTCGGCAGCCAGGTGCACCAGGACCTCCTGCGCCACGACGACGTCCGGCACGGCCGCGTCGCCGTGCACCGCCGGTTCGGCGCCGAACGCGCGCTCGTCGCGGCGAACTCCCTCTACTTCCGCGGCTTCGGCCTCATCGGGGAGTGCCTCGACCGCGGCGCCACCGCCGAGCAGGTCGCCGACGCCACCCGGATCCAGGCCGACGCGGGGGTCCAGGCCACCCGCGGCCTGGAACTGGCGCTCGAACTCGACGGGAACCCCGATCCGGAGTCGGTGGAGTACCTGCGGACGGCGAAGCTCCGAACCGCCGTGCTCGCGGCGGCCTGCCGCATCGGCGCGGTGCTCGGCGGGGCCACCCCGGACCAGGCGCGCGCGTTGGCCGGATTCGGCGAGAACCTGGGCATGGCAACACATCTGCGCACCGACTCGAAGCCCGCGCGGGCGGTGTCCGCCGAACGGATGGCGCAGCAGTACACGGGGCGCGCGCGGCGCAAACTACGCCGTTTGCCGGTGGGCGCGAGTCGGGATCGTTTGGCGCAGTTGACCAAGTTGTGCTGA